One Onychostoma macrolepis isolate SWU-2019 chromosome 10, ASM1243209v1, whole genome shotgun sequence genomic region harbors:
- the smg8 gene encoding nonsense-mediated mRNA decay factor SMG8, translated as MAVPMNIGALLQSEVIEDPVDKDEGVCVLGIFGKSAMQPGSIKDSLINTLADKHVFSLFGSDETDSSSGGTSIQAYYNQENRVLYLVLTSVFDNRQLIRACESLTAGLGHAEAHEVWKAAEKDHCLQLLYLFSLCHVLLLVHPTCSFDVTYDRMFRALDALRQKALPLLRAAIKDSPVSKEWKLNCRPCPPRLLFVFQMNGALRVTSSGTGGNGIDGSGGDKPKKHSPRRRLQHALEDQIYRIFRKSRVLTNQSSNCLFTVPANQAFVYVVPGPDEDPIGSLLGHLRSNCVLRETEGGVPVPRQRRYQQMRHSNRQPSFNVESSLSSGGQLVDCTLKEFLWQHVELVLTKKGFDDSVGRNPQPSHFELPTYSKWVHVAYRLYQVMIENGEDDAAEISLKVQGQLKVLEGFLDADAKFSENRCQKALPLAHSAYQSNLPHNYTTTVHKNQLAQALRVYSQHARGVAFQRYALQLHEDCYKFWSNGHQLCEERSLTDQHCVHKFHLLPKPGEKPEMDHNPPILYHNSRGRSTSSCNCGRKQSPREDPFDIQAANYDFYQMLEEKCCGKLERINFPVFQASTPDPAPASDEVPTPAEVPPSGEADRLKEKETSTHTPGDSTSLSLALSLGQSTDSLGTYGDGAEGQEKRSSLVDRQPSTVEYLPGMLHSGCPKGLLPKFSSWSLVKLGSAKAYNSLTGLEQPGFLPGSAFLLPWDVVIRSRSEEDVGSLEPLDGGPASWPAPNKASAGKRGSAGGIGRGRRRDDVARAFVGFEYEDSRGRRFLSSGPDKVVKVLGQGGPKEPATRCLNCDMPLYIPSPAQGRGIKPHYAQLARLFVVVPDAPLEIVLNPQVQPGPPPCPIFHPEQPEVVLPPDGLWVLRFPYAYVTDRGPCYPPKENQPLANLRVLRGILRANTTSSTPQ; from the exons ATGGCGGTGCCCATGAATATCGGTGCACTGTTACAATCAGAAGTAATAGAAGACCCCGTGGACAAAGATGAGGGCGTTTGCGTATTGGGCATATTTGGGAAAAGCGCAATGCAACCGGGATCAATCAAAGACTCTCTCATAAACACCTTAGCGGATAAACACGTCTTCTCGCTCTTTGGGAGCGACGAAACTGACAGCTCGAGCGGGGGAACATCGATTCAAGCTTATTATAATCAAGAGAACCGCGTGCTGTATCTCGTATTAACATCTGTTTTTGACAACCGCCAGCTTATTCGCGCGTGCGAGTCATTGACGGCGGGTTTGGGTCATGCAGAAGCGCATGAGGTTTGGAAAGCGGCAGAGAAAGATCACTGTTTGCAGCTGCTCTATCTCTTCTCTCTGTGCCATGTTCTTCTGCTGGTTCATCCCACATGTTCGTTCGACGTCACTTACGATAGAATGTTTCGCGCTTTGGACGCGCTGCGTCAGAAAGCGCTTCCACTGTTGCGCGCCGCGATTAAAGATTCGCCAGTGTCTAAAGAATGGAAGTTAAACTGTCGGCCCTGCCCTCCTCGTTTACTATTCGTGTTCCAGATGAACGGAGCGCTCAGAGTGACCTCCTCTGGCACGGGTGGGAATGGGATTGATGGTTCTGGAGGGGATAAACCCAAAAAACACTCCCCTAGAAGGCGACTGCAGCATGCTCTGGAAGATCAGATATATAGGATATTCAGGAAAAGTCGTGTATTGACCAACCAGAGTAGTAATTGTCTCTTTACAGTGCCTGCCAATCAAGCTTTTGTATATGTAGTGCCAGGACCAGATGAGGACCCCATTGGCTCTCTTCTGGGGCACCTGCGGTCCAACTGTGTCCTTCGAGAAACTGAGGGAGGCGTGCCTGTGCCCAGGCAAAGGCGGTACCAACAGATGAGGCACTCCAATAGACAACCCTCTTTCAATGTAGAAAGCAGTCTTTCTTCAGGAGGGCAGTTGGTGGACTGCACTTTAAAAGAGTTCCTTTGGCAGCATGTCGAACTCGTATTGACCAAGAAAGGTTTTGATGACAGTGTAGGTCGCAATCCGCAGCCATCACACTTCGAGTTGCCTACTTATTCCAAATGGGTACATGTTGCGTACAGACTTTATCAGGTCATGATAGAGAACGGTGAGGATGACGCAGCCGAGATCTCCCTCAAGGTGCAGGGTCAGCTCAAAGTGCTGGAGGGGTTCCTTGACGCAGATGCGAAGTTCTCGGAAAACAGGTGTCAGAAAGCCTTGCCACTGGCTCACAGTGCGTACCAGTCAAACCTTCCCCATAATTACACCACCACAGTGCACAAGAATCAACTGGCGCAGGCACTGCGAGTGTACAGCCAGCACGCGAGGGGAGTCGCCTTTCAAAGGTACGCCTTACAGCTCCATGAGGATTGCTACAAGTTCTGGAGTAACGGGCATCAGCTCTGTGAGGAGCGCAGCCTTACGGATCAGCACTGCGTGCATAAGTTTCATCTGCTGCCAAAGCCAG GAGAGAAGCCAGAAATGGACCACAACCCACCTATTCTATACCACAACAGTAGAGGCCGCTCTACAAGTTCCTGTAACTGTGGTAGGAAGCAGTCTCCAAGAGAAGATCCATTTGACATCCAAGCTGCCAACTATGACTTCTATCAA ATGCTTGAGGAGAAATGCTGTGGGAAGTTGGAGAGGATCAATTTCCCAGTGTTTCAAGCCAGCACACCCGACCCTGCTCCTGCCAGTGATGAGGTGCCCACACCTGCAGAGGTACCTCCATCAGGAGAAGCTGATCGTCTAAAGGAGAAAGAGACTAGCACTCACACACCTGGTGATAGCACAAGTCTGAGTCTTGCTCTTAGCTTGGGCCAGTCAACTGACAGCCTTGGAACATATGGTGATGGAGCAGAAGGACAAGAGAAGAGGTCAAGCTTGGTGGACAGACAGCCCTCCACAGTGGAGTATCTCCCTGGCATGCTTCATTCTGGATGCCCAAAGGGATTGTTGCCCAAGTTCTCGAGTTGGTCTCTTGTTAAACTTGGTTCAGCTAAGGCCTACAACAGCCTCACTGGTTTAGAGCAACCTGGATTCCTCCCAGGCTCTGCTTTCCTCTTGCCCTGGGATGTTGTCATTCGGAGCCGATCGGAGGAAGATGTAGGATCACTTGAGCCTCTGGACGGAGGCCCAGCCTCCTGGCCAGCACCGAATAAAGCATCCGCTGGAAAGCGAGGCAGCGCTGGAGGAATCGGACGAGGGCGCAGACGAGATGATGTAGCTCGTGCTTTCGTTGGTTTCGAGTATGAGGACAGCAGAGGGCGCCGCTTCCTTAGTTCTGGCCCTGATAAAGTAGTCAAAGTGCTTGGGCAAGGTGGACCAAAGGAACCTGCAACCAGATGCTTGAATTGTGATATGCCTTTATACATTCCCTCCCCAGCTCAAGGACGAGGGATAAAGCCACACTATGCTCAGCTGGCTCGTCTATTCGTCGTCGTCCCTGATGCTCCTCTTGAGATTGTCCTAAACCCACAG GTCCAGCCAGGTCCCCCTCCCTGTCCTATCTTCCATCCGGAGCAGCCTGAGGTTGTGCTGCCCCCTGATGGACTCTGGGTGTTACGCTTCCCTTATGCCTACGTGACCGATCGTGGACCATGCTACCCTCCGAAGGAGAACCAGCCATTGGCAAACTTGAGGGTGCTGAGAGGCATTCTGCGTGCCAACACGACTAGTTCAACTCCACAGTAA
- the tmem120aa gene encoding ion channel TACAN isoform X1 produces MLFNPTGLNECLQEWEDLEKDYQQVQETHRLYKQKLEEVSKLQDSCSFSIARQRKKIKDLNESLQECRAVVDPEDVNKIEEIQDSIKERSNVFFEMEAFLPKKNELYLNLVLGNVNVTLLNKQSKFAYKDEYEKFKLYLTVLLLLFSFTCRFLVTYRVLDALFNFLLVWYYCTLTIRESILINNGSKIKGWWVFQHYVSTFLSGVMLTCCSCVSHRPDGELYQMFRNQFLSYSMYINFVQFLQYYYQSGCLYRLRALGERHNMDLTVEGFQSWMWRGLTFLLPFLFLGHFFQLYNGITLFQMAQLPEWKEWQVLMCGSTFLVLFMGNFFTTLGVVYHKYMDQDKAKAL; encoded by the exons ATGTTATTTAACCCGACTGGTTTAAACGAATGTTTACAAGAATGGGAGGATCTGGAAAAAGACTATCAACAAGTTCAG GAGACACATCGACTTTACAAGCAAAAGCTGGAGGAGGTTTCAAAACTGCAGGATAGCTGTTCTTTTTCTATTGCAAGGCAGAGGAAAAAGATAAAGGATCTCAATGAATCCCTGCAGGA aTGCAGAGCGGTAGTGGATCCAGaagatgtaaataaaatagAGGAGATCCAAGATTCTATAAAGGAAAGATCAAATGTCTTCTTTGAGATGGAGGCCTTCCTGCCAAAGAAAAATGA GTTATACCTCAATCTTGTTCTCGGAAATGTTAACGTTACACTCCTTAACAAACAATCCAA GTTTGCCTATAAAGATGAGTATGAGAAGTTCAAACTATACTTGACTGTGCTGCTCTTGTTGTTCTCATTCACCTGTCGGTTTTTGGTCACCTACAG GGTTCTAGATGCACTTTTCAACTTCCTGTTGGTGTGGTATTATTGTACATTGACAATAAGAGAGAGCATCCTCATTAATAATGGCTCCAA GATCAAAGGCTGGTGGGTGTTTCAACACTATGTCTCAACATTTCTCTCTGGAGTAATGCTGACCTG CTGTTCATGTGTGTCTCACAGGCCAGATGGTGAACTCTACCAGATGTTCAGAAATCAGTTCCTGTCCTACTCCATGTATATAA attttgttcagtttctccAGTACTATTACCAGAGTGGCTGCTTATATAGACTCAGAGCGCTTGGAGAAAGACATAACATGGACCTCACAGTTG AGGGGTTTCAGTCCTGGATGTGGAGGGGTCTGACCTTTCTACTGCCTTTCCTTTTCTTGGGCCAT tTTTTCCAGCTTTATAATGGAATTACACTCTTCCAAATGGCCCAGCTTCCAGAATGGAAAGAGTGGCAG gTTCTCATGTGCGGCTCTACTTTCCTCGTTTTGTTCATGGGAAATTTCTTCACCACTCTTGGTGTTGTTTACCACAAATACATGGATCAGGACAAAGCCAAAGCTTTATAA
- the styxl1 gene encoding serine/threonine/tyrosine-interacting-like protein 1 isoform X2, whose product MAGKVLCEATKLYNILNQYTHLPRLADSNYLCLIDARAAESYNFSHIITARNAKWDSDGKFIMPLDVEVESMRYIIVYDSSTHSLSDSGAAIDCADSIEKSSQFPVQILIGGYERFSALYPFLRTQKILYNIRELESLNPYPVEILPGKLFMGDYRQATNLQILKDLKLDALVNVSDECSLVFKKANCTVLHIRTADSAEADLITSFEKMCVFIVSRCCAVTMAYLIYHLKYTLKEAWNHIQQCKANMRPNRGFVQQLSDWELQTLGKRVTDISEPNY is encoded by the exons ATGGCTGGAAAAGTCCTCTGTGAGGCAACAAAACTGTACAACATCCTAAATCAATACACTCATCTACCAAGGCTAGCAGACAGCAACTATCTTTGTTTGATTG ATGCCCGTGCAGCAGAATCATATAACTTCAGCCACATCATTACTGCCAGAAATGCTAAATGG GATTCTGATGGGAAGTTTATTATGCCCTTGGATGTTGAGGTTGAAAGTATGAGATACATAATTGTTTATGACAGTAGTACACATTCACTGTCAGATTCAG GTGCAGCTATAGACTGTGCAGACAGCATAGAAAAATCAAGCCAATTTCCTGTTCAGATTCTTATTGGGGGCTATGAGAGGTTTTCTGCACTTTACCCTTTCCTAAGAACACAAAAGATTCTTTACAATATAAGG GAACTGGAGAGCTTGAATCCCTATCCGGTGGAAATCTTGCCAGGCAAGCTTTTTATGGGTGATTACAGGCAGGCCACAAACCTTCAAATCCTTAAAGATCTGAAGCTGGATGCACTTGTCAATGTCTCTGATGAATGCAGTCTTGT GTTTAAAAAGGCAAACTGCACTGTCTTACACATCCGGACTGCAGATTCTGCAGAGGCAGATTTGATCACTTCATTCgagaaaatgtgtgtttttattg TAAGCCGATGCTGTGCTGTAACAATGGCATATCTCATATATCACCTCAAATACACACTAAAG GAGGCATGGAATCATATTCAGCAGTGCAAAGCCAACATGAGGCCAAATCGAGGATTTGTACAGCAACTTTCTGACTGGGAACTTCAGACTCTTGGGAAGAGAGTGACAGATATATCAGAACCCAACTACTGA
- the tmem120aa gene encoding ion channel TACAN isoform X2 translates to MLFNPTGLNECLQEWEDLEKDYQQVQETHRLYKQKLEEVSKLQDSCSFSIARQRKKIKDLNESLQECRAVVDPEDVNKIEEIQDSIKERSNVFFEMEAFLPKKNELYLNLVLGNVNVTLLNKQSKFAYKDEYEKFKLYLTVLLLLFSFTCRFLVTYRVLDALFNFLLVWYYCTLTIRESILINNGSKIKGWWVFQHYVSTFLSGVMLTWPDGELYQMFRNQFLSYSMYINFVQFLQYYYQSGCLYRLRALGERHNMDLTVEGFQSWMWRGLTFLLPFLFLGHFFQLYNGITLFQMAQLPEWKEWQVLMCGSTFLVLFMGNFFTTLGVVYHKYMDQDKAKAL, encoded by the exons ATGTTATTTAACCCGACTGGTTTAAACGAATGTTTACAAGAATGGGAGGATCTGGAAAAAGACTATCAACAAGTTCAG GAGACACATCGACTTTACAAGCAAAAGCTGGAGGAGGTTTCAAAACTGCAGGATAGCTGTTCTTTTTCTATTGCAAGGCAGAGGAAAAAGATAAAGGATCTCAATGAATCCCTGCAGGA aTGCAGAGCGGTAGTGGATCCAGaagatgtaaataaaatagAGGAGATCCAAGATTCTATAAAGGAAAGATCAAATGTCTTCTTTGAGATGGAGGCCTTCCTGCCAAAGAAAAATGA GTTATACCTCAATCTTGTTCTCGGAAATGTTAACGTTACACTCCTTAACAAACAATCCAA GTTTGCCTATAAAGATGAGTATGAGAAGTTCAAACTATACTTGACTGTGCTGCTCTTGTTGTTCTCATTCACCTGTCGGTTTTTGGTCACCTACAG GGTTCTAGATGCACTTTTCAACTTCCTGTTGGTGTGGTATTATTGTACATTGACAATAAGAGAGAGCATCCTCATTAATAATGGCTCCAA GATCAAAGGCTGGTGGGTGTTTCAACACTATGTCTCAACATTTCTCTCTGGAGTAATGCTGACCTG GCCAGATGGTGAACTCTACCAGATGTTCAGAAATCAGTTCCTGTCCTACTCCATGTATATAA attttgttcagtttctccAGTACTATTACCAGAGTGGCTGCTTATATAGACTCAGAGCGCTTGGAGAAAGACATAACATGGACCTCACAGTTG AGGGGTTTCAGTCCTGGATGTGGAGGGGTCTGACCTTTCTACTGCCTTTCCTTTTCTTGGGCCAT tTTTTCCAGCTTTATAATGGAATTACACTCTTCCAAATGGCCCAGCTTCCAGAATGGAAAGAGTGGCAG gTTCTCATGTGCGGCTCTACTTTCCTCGTTTTGTTCATGGGAAATTTCTTCACCACTCTTGGTGTTGTTTACCACAAATACATGGATCAGGACAAAGCCAAAGCTTTATAA
- the prr11 gene encoding proline-rich protein 11, with translation MLGFGGLGSAFHRRRKRNGSSRRWAIKTKKPTGSPAISTAPVPDSKSKVDTMEETSIQATKPLSSPLSIGALFSAVGSVMQKCRKTINQICSGLLNAVFFWRGYSERVESLHQKVEELQREIALLHSTLKLYREAKTVGGQCEMPDGVQLSPPPPPPPPPPPPPPPPLPPPQILLTLAAPKVASLPPKSARTSSLKEKQNGPAAVTLQDLQTVRLKKVTLGQKTLVSPERRRSPLVTLADLQKVRLRRSNSDLPLKSRSSLGRTVCRTPTKNPMNLRVQLRKVNLTRSPGGTPLCNKENDVMDSSLDPSMTRGLGNQYLSTLTKGLSPLKAV, from the exons ATGCTTGGATTCGGG GGCCTCGGCAGTGCCTTTCATCGGCGGAGGAAGAGAAATGGTAGCAGTCGACGCTGGGCCATAAAGACCAAGAAGCCAACTGGGTCTCCTGCCATATCAACGGCCCCTGT TCCAGACAGCAAGTCAAAGGTGGACACTATGGAGGAGACAAGTATTCAAGCCACTAAACCGCTGTCTTCACCACTAAGTATTGGAGCTCTGTTTTCTGCAGTTGGAAGTGTTAtgcaaaaatgcagaaagacAATTAATCAa ATCTGTTCTGGACTTCTGAATGCCGTCTTTTTCTGGAGAGGCTATTCAGAAAGAGTGGAGTCCCTTCACCAAAAAGTAGAGGAGCTGCAAAGGGAAATAGCACTATTGCATTCCACTTTGAAG CTGTATCGAGAAGCCAAGACTGTAGGCGGTCAATGTGAAATGCCTGATGGTGTTCAGCTCTCTCCACCTCcgccaccaccaccaccaccacctccTCCCCCGCcgcctcctcttcctcctcctcaaaTTCTGTTGACACTTGCTGCTCCGAAGGTGGCCTCACTTCCCCCAAAATCTGCACGAACTAGCTCTCTGAAG GAGAAGCAAAATGGCCCTGCTGCTGTGACTCTTCAAGATCTTCAGACAGTACGATTAAAGAAAGTGACTTTAGGCCAAAAAACTCTG GTGTCTCCAGAGAGAAGAAGATCACCACTGGTCACACTCGCAGACTTGCAGAAAGTCCGTTTACGACGCTCTAATTCTGACCTCCCCTTGAAGTCTAGATCAAGCCTTGGCAG GACTGTCTGTAGGACACCAACCAAAAATCCCATGAATCTTCGGGTACAGCTTCGAAAAGTCAACTTAACGAG GAGTCCTGGTGGCACACCGCTATGTAACAAAGAGAATGATGTGATGGATTCAAGCCTGGATCCAAGCATGACCAGAGGGTTAGGAAACCAATACCTG AGTACTTTAACAAAAGGACTATCACCACTCAAGGCTGTCTAA
- the styxl1 gene encoding serine/threonine/tyrosine-interacting-like protein 1 isoform X1 — protein MAGKVLCEATKLYNILNQYTHLPRLADSNYLCLIDARAAESYNFSHIITARNAKWDSDGKFIMPLDVEVESMRYIIVYDSSTHSLSDSGAAIDCADSIEKSSQFPVQILIGGYERFSALYPFLRTQKILYNIRELESLNPYPVEILPGKLFMGDYRQATNLQILKDLKLDALVNVSDECSLVFKKANCTVLHIRTADSAEADLITSFEKMCVFIGSHLNNSSSVLIFSTLGVSRCCAVTMAYLIYHLKYTLKEAWNHIQQCKANMRPNRGFVQQLSDWELQTLGKRVTDISEPNY, from the exons ATGGCTGGAAAAGTCCTCTGTGAGGCAACAAAACTGTACAACATCCTAAATCAATACACTCATCTACCAAGGCTAGCAGACAGCAACTATCTTTGTTTGATTG ATGCCCGTGCAGCAGAATCATATAACTTCAGCCACATCATTACTGCCAGAAATGCTAAATGG GATTCTGATGGGAAGTTTATTATGCCCTTGGATGTTGAGGTTGAAAGTATGAGATACATAATTGTTTATGACAGTAGTACACATTCACTGTCAGATTCAG GTGCAGCTATAGACTGTGCAGACAGCATAGAAAAATCAAGCCAATTTCCTGTTCAGATTCTTATTGGGGGCTATGAGAGGTTTTCTGCACTTTACCCTTTCCTAAGAACACAAAAGATTCTTTACAATATAAGG GAACTGGAGAGCTTGAATCCCTATCCGGTGGAAATCTTGCCAGGCAAGCTTTTTATGGGTGATTACAGGCAGGCCACAAACCTTCAAATCCTTAAAGATCTGAAGCTGGATGCACTTGTCAATGTCTCTGATGAATGCAGTCTTGT GTTTAAAAAGGCAAACTGCACTGTCTTACACATCCGGACTGCAGATTCTGCAGAGGCAGATTTGATCACTTCATTCgagaaaatgtgtgtttttattg gTTCACATCTCAATAACTCTTCTTCTGTTTTGATATTCTCTACTCTTGGAGTAAGCCGATGCTGTGCTGTAACAATGGCATATCTCATATATCACCTCAAATACACACTAAAG GAGGCATGGAATCATATTCAGCAGTGCAAAGCCAACATGAGGCCAAATCGAGGATTTGTACAGCAACTTTCTGACTGGGAACTTCAGACTCTTGGGAAGAGAGTGACAGATATATCAGAACCCAACTACTGA